In a genomic window of Dyadobacter fermentans DSM 18053:
- a CDS encoding TIM barrel protein, with translation MNTTRRQFLGQLGLATAGLGFAPLAARPAAKFSFDISLAEFSFASELFSGKMTNMDFPARAKNDYNITILEYVSGFFNNKHKDQVYLKELKQRCDDLGMKNHLIMVDGENLTALDDAARTKAVEAHYPWVDAAKFLGCSAIRVNLGDAMAMLSGKKEEGTPAQLATAAVDGYGRLLEFAGKAGINVIVENHFGVSTDPDWLVGVMKQLKAPNKGLLPDFGNFCAERSKPETLDIKGFMATKCVKEHDKYEGVRKMMPYAKGISAKTHQFDANGNDPETDFIKIFKIIKDSGWNNGIVGIEYEGGLMREMGGDTSKPTNDEGIRKTKALLEKVLKELG, from the coding sequence ATGAACACAACACGCCGTCAATTCCTCGGCCAGCTCGGACTGGCCACTGCCGGGCTCGGTTTCGCACCGCTCGCCGCGCGGCCAGCCGCCAAATTCAGTTTCGACATTTCCCTCGCCGAGTTTTCGTTCGCCTCAGAGCTTTTCAGCGGTAAAATGACCAATATGGATTTTCCGGCGCGGGCGAAGAATGACTATAACATCACCATTCTCGAATACGTTTCCGGCTTTTTTAACAATAAACACAAGGATCAGGTCTATCTCAAAGAGCTGAAACAGCGCTGCGACGACCTGGGTATGAAAAATCACCTCATCATGGTCGACGGCGAAAACCTCACGGCGTTGGATGACGCGGCGCGGACCAAGGCCGTGGAAGCGCATTATCCCTGGGTAGATGCCGCCAAATTCCTGGGCTGCTCGGCCATCCGCGTGAACCTCGGCGACGCGATGGCGATGCTTTCGGGCAAAAAGGAGGAAGGCACGCCCGCACAACTCGCCACGGCCGCTGTGGACGGCTACGGCAGGCTTCTCGAATTTGCAGGCAAGGCAGGCATCAATGTGATCGTGGAAAACCACTTCGGAGTGTCCACCGATCCCGATTGGCTGGTAGGGGTGATGAAGCAACTGAAAGCGCCGAACAAAGGCCTGCTGCCCGATTTTGGCAACTTTTGCGCCGAAAGAAGCAAGCCCGAAACGCTGGATATCAAAGGGTTTATGGCGACCAAATGCGTGAAGGAACACGATAAATACGAAGGCGTGCGGAAAATGATGCCCTACGCGAAAGGGATCAGCGCAAAAACGCACCAGTTCGACGCGAACGGCAACGACCCGGAGACCGATTTTATCAAAATTTTCAAGATCATCAAGGACTCCGGCTGGAACAACGGCATCGTGGGAATCGAGTATGAAGGCGGCCTGATGCGCGAAATGGGCGGCGATACTTCCAAGCCTACCAACGACGAGGGTATCCGCAAGACGAAAGCGCTGTTGGAGAAGGTGTTAAAGGAGTTAGGTTAA